In Chloroflexota bacterium, the sequence CGCCGGCCGGGACGCTTCGGCGGCCTCGGCGGCCCCGCTCAGTCGGCGGGAGCGAGAGCCCAGCGATCGATGTCCCGATCGTACGAGAGGAGCTCCTCGGGCCGGAACCAGAGCGCGAGCTCCGTCGCCGCGCTGTCCGCCGAATCGGAGGCGTGGACGAGGTTCTGGGCGGTCTCGAGGGCGAGGTCGCCGCGGATCGTACCGGGCGCCGCCTCATTCGGCCGGGTGGCCCCGTTGATCGTGCGGACGATCGCGATCGCGTCCGGGCCCTCGAAGGCGACCGCGACGAGCGGACTCGAGACGATGAAGTCGACAAGGCTCGCGAAGAACGGGCGGGCCCGATGGATCGCGTAGTGGCGCTCCGCGGTCGCCCGGTCCACGTGGACGAGCTTGAGCCCGACGATCTTGAGGCCCCGTCGCTCATAGCGCTCGAGGATGCTCCCGACCAGCAGCCGCTGGACGCCGTCCGGCTTGATGAGGACGAGCGTGCGTTCCGTCATGAAGTCTCCGATCCATGGTTGCGGGAGGGGACCGACGCCGAACGGCTCGGCCGCTCGAGCTCGTCGGCGGCGGCGCGATAGGCGAGTGCGGCCTCGATCTCGCGCCCCACGAGGCGGTAGGCGTCGCCGCGGATGATCTCGAACGAGCCGCCCGCGAGCGGACGGACGACATCGAGGACCGCCGGGGCGAGCACGGGGGCGATGCGGAGGACCAGGGCGAGACGAACGGCCGCTGCGGGCCAATCGTCTCGGGCGAGGTCCGCCTGGGCCGCTTCGAGCTCAGCGGTCCCATCCGGCATGGACGGGATGACGATGGCGCCGCCGGTCGCGACGGAGCTCGAGGCAACACGGGGCGCCTCCACGCCGGCGAGGCGGACCGGGTCGAGGGGATCGGGCGGCCAGAGGGCGGATCGCGGAAGGCCGGCGAAGATCGCGTCGAGATCGAGTTCCTCGCGATCGAGGGCACGGGTCGCGAGCCGCCGCGCCTCGCCCGGTCGACCGAGCGCCGACTGCGCCTCGGCGGCGATGACGAGCCCGAGGGCCGTGTCGCGACCGCTCCCGAGATGGGCCGCGGCCGCCTCCCCGGCGCCGGAAAGGTCACCGGTCCGCCAGCGCGCCTCGGCGAGATCGAGGAGCGCGTCGTCGTCCAGGACGCCTGCGCCGGCCATCGCCTCGAGCTCCGCTCGTGCGAGCTGGAACGCGCCGACGCGGAGATGGAGGCTCGCCAGACGGAGGTCCGTGGATCGAGCAGCGGGGTCGGCGATGGCGGCGCCCGTCGTCATGCCGGCAGCCGCAGACCGCGATCGAGCTTCGTCCCGCGCCGGGCGGGGGCGACGACGGCGAGGCGGAGGGCCTCGTCGCGGATGAGCTGGCGAGCGACGCGCTGGATGTCATCCGCGGTGACTGCGGCCACCGCCGCGAGCGCCTGGTCGAGATCGAGGACTCGCTCGTGGAGCGCCTCCTGGCCGCCGACCCATGACGCGAGATGCCGGGTCTCCTCCATCCGCAGCTCGAGACCGCCGGAGAGGTACGCCTTCGCCTTCGCGAGCTCGTCCGGCGGAACGAACTCGTCGCGCAGCCGGGCGAGCTCCACGAGGATGGCCTCGAGGGCGGGTCCCAGGTGATCCGGATCGACGCCGGCGGAGATGCCGAGCACACCCGCGTCGGCATAGTCCGCGATGCCGGAGCCGACGTCGTAGGCGAGCCCCTTCTCCTCCCGCACCGACAGGAAGAGCCGGCTGCTCATCCCGTCGCCGAGCACCGTGTTGAGGACGCCGAGCGTCCAGCTGTCCGGATGATCCCGCGGGAGTGAGGGGACGCCGACGGCGATGTGGGCCTGGCTCGCGTCGCGATGACCGAGCAGGTAGCGCTCGCCCGCCGGCAGCGTGGGAGCCGGCGCATACGGCGGGACGACGCCGTTGCCGGAGCCGAAGGAGCGGTCGACGAACCCGACGGCCTCGTCGTGGCCGATGTCGCCCGCCACCGCCACGACGACGTTGGCCGGTCGATACATCGTGGACCAGAAAGCGCGGATGGTCGCCTCGGGAAGGGAGCGGATCCCCGTCTCGTCACCGCAGATCTCCCGGCCGAGCGCCCCCTCCCCGAACATCGCCTGCTGGAAGAGGATCTGGCAGTACTCGGACGGGTCGTCGAGATACGAGCGGATCTCCTCGACGATGACCTGCCGCTCTCCGTCGATCTCCTTCGAGGCGAGCGTCGGTCGGACGATGAGCTCGCCGAGGACGTCCATCGCCCGGCTCGTCTCCCGCCCGGGGACGCGGACCCAGTAGATCGTCGTCTCACGGTCCGTCGCGGCGTTGAACGATCCGCCGACGCCCTCGATCGCCTCGGAGATCGCCCGGGTCGTGGGGTAGGCCGCCGTGCCCTTGAAGGTGATGTGCTCCATGAAATGGGCGACGCCAGCCTCATCCGGGGACTCGAAACGCGAACCGGCGAGGACGTACGCCGCGATGGAGACCGATCGGGCACCCGCGAGGCGGGCGCTGATGACGCGCGGTCCGTGAGGCAGCGCGGTCCGTTCGAACATCGCGGGGATGGTACAGGAAAGGGCGTCGCGGCCGGGCTCCGGCCCGGCCGCCCACCCGACCGCTACTTGACGAGGGTCTGGATCCAGTCCCTGGCGAAGTAGATGACGAAGGCGAGCGCGACAGCCCACATGAGCGGGTGGACTTCGCCGAACTTGCCCTTCACCGACTTGATGAAGACCCAGCTGACGAACCCGGCCCCGATCCCGACGGTGATGTCGTACGTGAGGGGCATGAGGATGATCGCGAGGAGGGCCGGGATGCCTTCCTCGGCGTCGGCGACGGGGATGTCCTTCACGAGGGTGAACATGAGGTAACCCACGACGACCAGGGCCGGCGCCGTCGCCTGGCTCGGGATGATCCCGGCGAGCGGAGCGAGGACGACGGCAAGGATGAAGAGGCCGCCGGTGACGACCGACGCGAAGCCCGTCCGGCCGCCCTCCGCGACCCCGGCCGCGCTCTCGATGTACGTGGTGTTGGATGAGATGCCGGCCGCCCCACCGGCGATGGCCGCGATCGAGTCAACGAGGAGGATGCGGCCGATCCCGGGCACCGAGCCGTCCTTGTCGGCCAGGCCCGCCTCGGCGGCGATGCCGGTGACCGTCCCCATCGTGTCGAAGAAGTCGGACAGCATGATCGCGAAGATGGTCAGGACCGCCGTGAGAAGGCCGAGCTTGCTGAACACCTCGAGGAGGTCGAACTGGCCGATCGTGGAAAAGCTGGGGGCGATCGTGAACGACGAGGGCACCGTCGCCACCCCGGCGAGCAAGGCGATGACGGTGGTGATCGCGATGCTGATGATGAGGGCCGCCCGGACCTTCATGACGAAGAGGGCGATCGTGATGCCGAGTCCGATGAGGAACACGAGCTGGCCGGTCGTCGTCGGGAAGGCGATCCCGACGAGCGGGACGCCGCCCTGCGGAGCGACGATCATGCCGCCGTTGACGAAACCGATGAAGAGGATGAAGAGGCCGATCCCGACGCCGATCGAGCGCTTGAGGACGAGCGGGACGGCCGCCATGATCGCTTCGCGGAGGCCGATGATGACGAGGATCGTGATCGCGATCCCCTCGAGGACGATGACGCCCATCGCGCCTCGCGCATCGAGCCCCTGCGCCGTCAGCGTGAACGCGACGAGGGCGTTGATGCCGAGGCCGGCGGCGAGGGCGAACGGGTAGTTGGCGACCACGCCCATGAGGATCGTCATGACCCCGCCGACGAGGGCGGTCGCGGCGGCGACCGCGACCGGGTCGAGCCCGAGCGGCTTGGCGATGATCGCCGGGTTCAGGAAGATGATGTACGCCATGACCACGAACGTGGTCACCCCGGCGCGAGCCTCCGTCGAGATGTTGGTGCCGCGCTCATCGAATCTGAAGTACGACGCGATCGCGTCCACAGCGGGCGTTCCTCCTCTCCGGGTGCGCCGGGCCGGGCCGACCCGTGTCGCACCGTCACCTCCCCCGGTCGCCTCGCGACCGGGCGCTCCCCGTCTCCCGATCCGGGCGCTCCGCCTCCGTAGGGGCGCCGGATCCAGTCCTCGTCCCGGCTGGGCAGCCGGGCCCCGCGCGAGGACCGCTACTCCGCCTCGTGGGCGTCGAGGCCGAGCAGTTCCATCTGGACGAAGTCCGCGGCCTCGAGCTCGAGCTGCCGCGGCGCGAACGGCGTGCGATCGTGGTCCGTCGCGAGCGGCACGAACTCGATGACGATCCGCTCGTCACCCTGAACCAGCGTGTACACGATGAGCTGATCCGGTCGCGTCTCGAACTCGAGGTGCTCGAACGAGTCGATGTTCAGGCAGATCGAGAGGGGGGTGAAGTACGTCGAGACGTCCGGTTGATCGAGGACGATCCGCTCGACCCAGCCGGTGCCTCGATCGACGAGGTCGCGACCGCGGAAGTAGCGGTAGCCGACTGTCTGCCTGAGGAGGGGCCGGAGCAGGTGCTGGATGTCCGTCCGGCTCGAGACGACGCCGCGATTGACGAAGAACTTCGCGGGCGGCTCGGACGACACGACACGCTCCTGCTCGACGGGACGCTGGACGAGGCGGCGTTCGGATCGTCGGACCGGCGGTTCCCGGCCCGCCGGGTTCGACGGCCGGATGGTACCGCATCGGTCCCGCCCGGCGAAGCGCATTCGGGCGGCCTCCGGGTCGTCGGCGGTCCTCCGGCGGCCGCGTATCATCGGGCCATGCTCCTCGCGATCGACGTCGGCAACACGAACGTGACGATCGGCCTCGTGCGGGACGGGGCCGTCCTCGCGACCCGTCGAGCGGCCACCCGCGCCGGAGACACGCCGGACGAGCTCGAGCTGCTCCTCGAGGGGCTCCTCCGCCTCGATGCGGCCTCGTTCGCCGACGTGACCGCCGTGGCCCTGGCATCGGTGGTCCCGACCCTCACCGAGCGGATCGAGGACGTCGCCGCCCGTCACGGCCTTCGAACGGTCGTCGCTTCGGCCGGGACCGTGCCGCTCGCGATCCGGGTCGAGCGGCCGGCCGAGGTGGGGGCAGATCGGCTCGTCAACGCCCTGGCCGCCCATCGGCTGTACGGGGCCCCGGCGGTCGTCGTCGACTTCGGGACCGCGACGACCTTCGACGCAGTCGCCATGGATGGAGCCTACGTCGGCGGCGCGATCGCGCCGGGCCTCGAGGTCAGCCTCGACGCCCTCGCCGCCCGGACGGCGAGGCTCCCGCGGATCCCGTTGCAGGCCCCGGCCCGGGCGATCGGCCGCGACACCGTGTCCGCCATGCAGGCGGGTGCCGTCCTCGGCTACCAGGCGCTCGTGACCGGACTCCTCGGCCGGATCCGCGTCGAGCTCGCGGCGAGCGCCGGGGTCGACCCGACGGCCGTTCGGGCGATCCTCACCGGGGGACTCTCTGCCGCGCCCTGGGTCCGGGCGCTCGAGGGCATCGACGCCGTGGACCCCGACCTCACGATACGGGGCCTTGCCATCCTGCACGCCGAAGTCGCCGGCGGCGAGCCGCTCGAGCTCGGCTTCCGATGAGCGGACCGCCGCGCTCCGGGACCGGCGGCCGCCTCGCCGGCCGGCTCATCGCGCTCGGGGTGAGCGGCTCGATCGCGGCCTACCGGACGCCGGATCTCGTCCGCCTGCTCCAGGCCGAGGGCGCGGAGGTCGTCGCGATCCTCACTCCGTCGGCCGGGCGGTTCGTCGCCCGGCTCGCCCTCGAGGCACTCACCCGTCACCCCGTGGAGGAGGACGTCCTCGCGCTGCTGCCGGACGGGCGGATCGGCCACATCGTCGTCGCCGACACGGCAGACGCCATCGTCGTCGCGCCGGCGACGGCCCACTGGCTCGCGGCGATGGCGAGCGGCCTCGCCGGGGACGTGGTCACCGCGACGTGTCTCGCGACGACCGCGCCCGTCGTGGTCGCACCGGCGATGGACGGCGAGATGTACGCCCACCCCGCGACGCGGGCGAACGTCGCACGTCTCCGCGACGGGTTCGGCTACCGGATCGTCGAGCCGGAGGCCGGACCGCTCGCCTCCGGCCAGACCGGCGTGGGACGGCTGGCGGCTCTCCCGGCCATCGTGGATGCGGTCGCGGCCGCCGTGGCGGGCCGACCGGTCCGCGCTCCCGACGCGCTCGACCGCCCGCCGATCGCGTCGATGCCCCACGAGGCGGATCTCACGGATCGCCACATCATCGTCACGGCCGGCGGAACCGCGGAGCCGATCGACCCCGTGCGGTCCATCACGAATCGCTCGTCGGGCCGGATGGGCGTCGCGATCGCCGAGGCCGCGCTCGACCGCGGGGCCCGGGTCACCGTCATCGCGGCCGGCGTCTCCGTCCCGCTGCCGGCCCGGGCGACGGTCATCCGGGCCCAGACGACCGCGGCGCTTCACGCCGCACTGGTTGCCGCGATCGGCGATCCGATCGGGACGACCAGGTTCGATGCGCTCCTCATGGCCGCCGCCGTCTCTGACTTCCGGCCCGTCCGGCCGGCCGAGACGAAGCTCCCGCGGGGCGCCGGACTGACGCTCGAGCTCGAGCCGACCGCGGACCTCCTCGCCGACGTGGCGCGGATCGTGCACGGGAGCGACGCGAACGGCGCGGTCATGGGCGTCCCCCTCCATCCACGACCCATCCTCGTCGGCTTCGCCGCGGAGACGGGCTCGCTCGACCGGGCGCGCGACAAGCTCCGCCGGAAGGGTATCGACCTCATGGTCGCGAACGACATCACCGAAGCCGGATCGGGCTTCGCGACAGAGACGAACCGGGTGACGATCTTCTCGTCGGAGGGCGAGCCGGATGCCTGGCCGCTCATGACGAAGCGGGAGGTCGCCGATCGCCTCCTCGACATCGTCGCGTGGCGGCTGGACGAGCGCGACGAGGCGGACCAGACTGATGCGGGGTCGCGCGCCTCGCGACCCATGGAGGAGACCGTGTCATGAGCGCCACGACGGATCGCGACCGCCGCCTGACCGTGAGCGACATCGCCAGGTTCCACGCCGATGGCGAACGGATCGCGATGCTCACCGCGTACGATTTCCCGACCGCCCGCCTCCTCGACGAGGCCGGCATCCCGCTCCTCCTCGTCGGCGATTCGCTTGGCGAGGTGATGCTCGGCTACGACTCGACGGTCCGCGTGACGATGGACGAGATGCTCCATCACACGAAAGCGGTGGCGCGCGGCACGGCCCACGCGCTCGTGGTCGCGGACATGCCGTTCCTCTCGTACGCCACCCCCGATGAGGCGGTCGCGAACGCCGGCCGATTCCTCCGCGACGGCGGCGCCCAGGCGGTGAAGATCGAGGGCGGGGTGCGATCCGCCCGCATCGTCGAGACGCTCGTCAGGTCCGGCATCCCGGTCATGGGCCACATCGGCTGGACGCCCCAGGCGAAGTACGCGATGGGGGGTCGGGTCCGCGTCCAGGGTAAGGATCGCAGTCAGGCGCGGGCGCTCCTCCACGACGCGCTCGCGATCCAGGAGGCGGGCGCGTTCGCCGTCGTCCTCGAGCTCGTCCCGGGCCAGCTCGCGGCGGCGATCACGGAGCGGCTTCGGATCCCGACGATCGGGATCGGCGCGGGGGCGGGTTGCAGCGGCCAGGTCCAGGTCGTGACGGACCTCCTCGGCCTCGGGTCATTCGTGCCGCGCCACGCTCGTCCCTATGCGAACGTCCGCGAGACGATCCTCGACGCGGCGCGGCGATATGCCGCGGACGTCGCCGCCGGGACCTTCCCGGGTGCGGAGCAGACCGTGCTCATGGCAGACGACGTCATCGTCGATGTCCTCGGCACTGGCGGGGAGGACCGGACCGCCGGCGAGTCGCACCGCGGGGGCGAGGGTATGCTCGGCGGCATCCCCCTCGGCGGCATCCCGCTCGATCGGGACCTCTGATCGCCATCCGTCCGCCGCGGATCTCCATCCGTCCGCCGCGGATCTCCATCCGTCCGCCGCGGATCTCCACCGACCCTCGAGCCACGTGACACGGGTCGTTCGCACGCGGGCGGACCTGCGGGCCGCACTCGCCGGAGCGCCTCGACCCGTCGGCCTCGTCCCGACGATGGGCTGGCTCCACGACGGTCACCGCTCGCTCATGGAACGCGCCCGGGCGGAGAGCGCGACGACCGTCGCCTCCATCTTCGTCAATCCCCGCCAGTTCACGGTCGCCGCGGACTTCGAGCGCTACCCGCGCAGCGAGGCGCACGACTTTGCAGTCTGCGAGGCGGCGGGAATCGACCTGGTCTGGGCACCGAGTGTCGACGACGTCTATGTCCCGGGTTTCGACACGGCGGTCTCGGTCGGCGCGGTCGCTCGACCCCTCGAGGGCGCCGCGCGGCCCGGCCACTTCGATGGCGTCGCCACCGTCGTCGCGATCCTCTTCACGCTCGTCGGTGCCGAGCGTGCCTATTTCGGCCAGAAGGACGCCCAGCAGGTCATGGTCATCCGGCGGATGGCCCTCGATCTCGCGATCCCGACCGAGATCGTCGGCTGTCCGACGATCCGCGAATCCGACGGCCTCGCCCTCTCGTCGCGGAACGTCCATCTGTCCCCGGTCGAGCGCGCGGCAGCGCCGGTCCTCCATCGGGCACTCGCGGCGGCACGCGATCGGTGGCGGGCGGGCGAGCGCTCGGGCGACGCGCTCCGCGAGACGATGCGCGAGACCCTGGCCGGCGAACCCCTCGCCCGGCCGGAGTACGTCTCGGTCGCCGATGCGATGACGCTCGCCGAGCTCGACCGCGTCGATGATCCGGCGCTCGCCTCGCTTGCCGTCCGGTTCGGGACGACCCGCCTCATCGACAACGAACCGCTCGGCTGACCGAGGTCCCGCCGGCCGGATGCTCGCCCAGCGCCGGTTGCCGCTCGCGTACATCGTGTATTTCGCCGCCGTCGGGGCGGCTTTTCCGTACCTGCCGGTCTTCTACCACGACCTCGGTCTCGACTTCGACGCGATCGGCCTGATCGCCGCGCTCCAGGCCGCCACCCAGCTCGTCACCGCTCCGATCTGGGGCGGTCTCGCCGACCGCTTTCCGCGATCCCGCCTCGCCCTGCCCGCGGCGGCCCTGTTCGCGGCGGTCGGAGCCACGATCCTCGTCGCCGCGACCGGGCTGCTCGGGGCGATCGTCGGCGGCGTCGTCCTCTTCGCCGGACTCGCCGGCACGGGCCCGGTCCTCGACGCCCGTGCGCTCGAGCTCCTGGGTGCCGACCGCGCTCGATACG encodes:
- a CDS encoding insulinase family protein; protein product: MFERTALPHGPRVISARLAGARSVSIAAYVLAGSRFESPDEAGVAHFMEHITFKGTAAYPTTRAISEAIEGVGGSFNAATDRETTIYWVRVPGRETSRAMDVLGELIVRPTLASKEIDGERQVIVEEIRSYLDDPSEYCQILFQQAMFGEGALGREICGDETGIRSLPEATIRAFWSTMYRPANVVVAVAGDIGHDEAVGFVDRSFGSGNGVVPPYAPAPTLPAGERYLLGHRDASQAHIAVGVPSLPRDHPDSWTLGVLNTVLGDGMSSRLFLSVREEKGLAYDVGSGIADYADAGVLGISAGVDPDHLGPALEAILVELARLRDEFVPPDELAKAKAYLSGGLELRMEETRHLASWVGGQEALHERVLDLDQALAAVAAVTADDIQRVARQLIRDEALRLAVVAPARRGTKLDRGLRLPA
- the coaBC gene encoding bifunctional phosphopantothenoylcysteine decarboxylase/phosphopantothenate--cysteine ligase CoaBC translates to MSGPPRSGTGGRLAGRLIALGVSGSIAAYRTPDLVRLLQAEGAEVVAILTPSAGRFVARLALEALTRHPVEEDVLALLPDGRIGHIVVADTADAIVVAPATAHWLAAMASGLAGDVVTATCLATTAPVVVAPAMDGEMYAHPATRANVARLRDGFGYRIVEPEAGPLASGQTGVGRLAALPAIVDAVAAAVAGRPVRAPDALDRPPIASMPHEADLTDRHIIVTAGGTAEPIDPVRSITNRSSGRMGVAIAEAALDRGARVTVIAAGVSVPLPARATVIRAQTTAALHAALVAAIGDPIGTTRFDALLMAAAVSDFRPVRPAETKLPRGAGLTLELEPTADLLADVARIVHGSDANGAVMGVPLHPRPILVGFAAETGSLDRARDKLRRKGIDLMVANDITEAGSGFATETNRVTIFSSEGEPDAWPLMTKREVADRLLDIVAWRLDERDEADQTDAGSRASRPMEETVS
- the panB gene encoding 3-methyl-2-oxobutanoate hydroxymethyltransferase — translated: MSATTDRDRRLTVSDIARFHADGERIAMLTAYDFPTARLLDEAGIPLLLVGDSLGEVMLGYDSTVRVTMDEMLHHTKAVARGTAHALVVADMPFLSYATPDEAVANAGRFLRDGGAQAVKIEGGVRSARIVETLVRSGIPVMGHIGWTPQAKYAMGGRVRVQGKDRSQARALLHDALAIQEAGAFAVVLELVPGQLAAAITERLRIPTIGIGAGAGCSGQVQVVTDLLGLGSFVPRHARPYANVRETILDAARRYAADVAAGTFPGAEQTVLMADDVIVDVLGTGGEDRTAGESHRGGEGMLGGIPLGGIPLDRDL
- the ndk gene encoding nucleoside-diphosphate kinase, with translation MTERTLVLIKPDGVQRLLVGSILERYERRGLKIVGLKLVHVDRATAERHYAIHRARPFFASLVDFIVSSPLVAVAFEGPDAIAIVRTINGATRPNEAAPGTIRGDLALETAQNLVHASDSADSAATELALWFRPEELLSYDRDIDRWALAPAD
- a CDS encoding NCS2 family permease, coding for MGRRGAPGREATGGGDGATRVGPARRTRRGGTPAVDAIASYFRFDERGTNISTEARAGVTTFVVMAYIIFLNPAIIAKPLGLDPVAVAAATALVGGVMTILMGVVANYPFALAAGLGINALVAFTLTAQGLDARGAMGVIVLEGIAITILVIIGLREAIMAAVPLVLKRSIGVGIGLFILFIGFVNGGMIVAPQGGVPLVGIAFPTTTGQLVFLIGLGITIALFVMKVRAALIISIAITTVIALLAGVATVPSSFTIAPSFSTIGQFDLLEVFSKLGLLTAVLTIFAIMLSDFFDTMGTVTGIAAEAGLADKDGSVPGIGRILLVDSIAAIAGGAAGISSNTTYIESAAGVAEGGRTGFASVVTGGLFILAVVLAPLAGIIPSQATAPALVVVGYLMFTLVKDIPVADAEEGIPALLAIILMPLTYDITVGIGAGFVSWVFIKSVKGKFGEVHPLMWAVALAFVIYFARDWIQTLVK
- a CDS encoding type III pantothenate kinase, with product MLLAIDVGNTNVTIGLVRDGAVLATRRAATRAGDTPDELELLLEGLLRLDAASFADVTAVALASVVPTLTERIEDVAARHGLRTVVASAGTVPLAIRVERPAEVGADRLVNALAAHRLYGAPAVVVDFGTATTFDAVAMDGAYVGGAIAPGLEVSLDALAARTARLPRIPLQAPARAIGRDTVSAMQAGAVLGYQALVTGLLGRIRVELAASAGVDPTAVRAILTGGLSAAPWVRALEGIDAVDPDLTIRGLAILHAEVAGGEPLELGFR
- a CDS encoding pantoate--beta-alanine ligase, whose translation is MSSALAGRTGPPASRTAGARVCSAASPSAASRSIGTSDRHPSAADLHPSAADLHPSAADLHRPSSHVTRVVRTRADLRAALAGAPRPVGLVPTMGWLHDGHRSLMERARAESATTVASIFVNPRQFTVAADFERYPRSEAHDFAVCEAAGIDLVWAPSVDDVYVPGFDTAVSVGAVARPLEGAARPGHFDGVATVVAILFTLVGAERAYFGQKDAQQVMVIRRMALDLAIPTEIVGCPTIRESDGLALSSRNVHLSPVERAAAPVLHRALAAARDRWRAGERSGDALRETMRETLAGEPLARPEYVSVADAMTLAELDRVDDPALASLAVRFGTTRLIDNEPLG